A window from Salvia miltiorrhiza cultivar Shanhuang (shh) chromosome 2, IMPLAD_Smil_shh, whole genome shotgun sequence encodes these proteins:
- the LOC131010436 gene encoding lysophospholipid acyltransferase LPEAT1-like isoform X2 codes for MESELKVLTRQSTSQRPGPEPEQDDRPLLKPEPEPDTPQRPAPEPGQSIEEMEKKYAAYVRRDVYGTMGRGKLSWAERLWLVPRLVILVPIRVVAGMTILVSYYVICRVCTAFRAPNREEGGEEQEDYAHLRGWRRAVILRTGRFLSRAMLFVFGFYWISETSNENESGDHSDGLKRYGAIISNHVSYIDILYHMSSSFPSFVAKRSVSKLPLVGLISKCLGCVFVQRELKSSDFKGVSGVVTERIREAYQDEFAPRMIIFPEGTTTNGDYLLPFKTGVFLAKAPVQPVILRYPYRRFSPAWDSISGARHVILLLSQFVNHIEVRRLPVYHPSEQEMEDPKLYAANVRKLMAQEGDLILSDIGLPEKRVYHAALNGLLSQR; via the exons ATGGAGTCGGAGCTCAAGGTCCTAACTCGGCAGTCCACGAGCCAGCGGCCCGGGCCCGAACCCGAACAAGATGACCGGCCGCTTCTCAAACCGGAACCCGAACCGGACACGCCGCAGAGACCTGCTCCCGAACCGGGGCAGAGCATCGAGGAGATGGAGAAGAAGTACGCGGCGTACGTGCGGCGTGACGTGTACGGTACGATGGGGCGTGGGAAGCTGTCGTGGGCGGAGAGACTGTGGCTGGTGCCGAGATTGGTGATCCTGGTGCCGATAAGAGTGGTAGCGGGGATGACGATTCTGGTCAGCTACTACGTGATTTGTAGGGTTTGCACGGCGTTCCGGGCGCCGAACAGGGAGGAAGGCGGGGAGGAGCAGGAGGATTACGCGCACCTCCGAGGGTGGCGGAGGGCGGTGATCCTCCGCACCGGGAGGTTTCTGTCCAGGGCGATGCTTTTTGTGTTCGGCTTCTATTGGATATCGGAGACGAGTAATGAG AATGAATCAGGCGATCACTCCGATGGGTTGAAAAGATATGGGGCTATCATATCAAATCATGTATCATATATAGATATTCTATACCATATGTCTTCCTCGTTTCCAAGTTTTGTCGCTAAG AGATCAGTGTCAAAACTTCCTCTTGTTGGTCTCATAAG CAAGTGTCTCGGGTGTGTCTTTGTACAGAGGGAGTTAAAATCATCAGATTTCAAAGGCGTCTCAG GTGTTGTAACTGAAAGAATTCGAGAAGCCTATCAAGACGAGTTTGCTCCAAGGATGATTATTTTCCCAG AAGGCACGACCACAAACGGAGACTACCTTCTTCCATTCAAGACTGGTGTATTTCTGGCAAAGGCTCCAGTTCAACCTGTTATCTTAAGATACCCCTACCGGAGATTCAGTCCTGCATGGGATTCCATTTCTGGG GCACGCCATGTAATTCTTCTTCTGAGTCAGTTTGTAAATCACATTGAAGTGAGACGACTACCTGTGTATCATCCCTCAGAACAAGAAATGGAAGATCCAAAGCTTTATGCCGCGAATGTCAGAAAGCTGATGGCTCAAGAG GGTGATTTGATTCTTTCAGATATTGGATTGCCAGAGAAACGCGTATATCATGCAGCTCTCAATG GTTTATTATCTCAAAGATAA
- the LOC131010436 gene encoding lysophospholipid acyltransferase LPEAT1-like isoform X1: protein MESELKVLTRQSTSQRPGPEPEQDDRPLLKPEPEPDTPQRPAPEPGQSIEEMEKKYAAYVRRDVYGTMGRGKLSWAERLWLVPRLVILVPIRVVAGMTILVSYYVICRVCTAFRAPNREEGGEEQEDYAHLRGWRRAVILRTGRFLSRAMLFVFGFYWISETSNENESGDHSDGLKRYGAIISNHVSYIDILYHMSSSFPSFVAKRSVSKLPLVGLISKCLGCVFVQRELKSSDFKGVSGVVTERIREAYQDEFAPRMIIFPEGTTTNGDYLLPFKTGVFLAKAPVQPVILRYPYRRFSPAWDSISGARHVILLLSQFVNHIEVRRLPVYHPSEQEMEDPKLYAANVRKLMAQEGDLILSDIGLPEKRVYHAALNGNISMPSVLHQKGD, encoded by the exons ATGGAGTCGGAGCTCAAGGTCCTAACTCGGCAGTCCACGAGCCAGCGGCCCGGGCCCGAACCCGAACAAGATGACCGGCCGCTTCTCAAACCGGAACCCGAACCGGACACGCCGCAGAGACCTGCTCCCGAACCGGGGCAGAGCATCGAGGAGATGGAGAAGAAGTACGCGGCGTACGTGCGGCGTGACGTGTACGGTACGATGGGGCGTGGGAAGCTGTCGTGGGCGGAGAGACTGTGGCTGGTGCCGAGATTGGTGATCCTGGTGCCGATAAGAGTGGTAGCGGGGATGACGATTCTGGTCAGCTACTACGTGATTTGTAGGGTTTGCACGGCGTTCCGGGCGCCGAACAGGGAGGAAGGCGGGGAGGAGCAGGAGGATTACGCGCACCTCCGAGGGTGGCGGAGGGCGGTGATCCTCCGCACCGGGAGGTTTCTGTCCAGGGCGATGCTTTTTGTGTTCGGCTTCTATTGGATATCGGAGACGAGTAATGAG AATGAATCAGGCGATCACTCCGATGGGTTGAAAAGATATGGGGCTATCATATCAAATCATGTATCATATATAGATATTCTATACCATATGTCTTCCTCGTTTCCAAGTTTTGTCGCTAAG AGATCAGTGTCAAAACTTCCTCTTGTTGGTCTCATAAG CAAGTGTCTCGGGTGTGTCTTTGTACAGAGGGAGTTAAAATCATCAGATTTCAAAGGCGTCTCAG GTGTTGTAACTGAAAGAATTCGAGAAGCCTATCAAGACGAGTTTGCTCCAAGGATGATTATTTTCCCAG AAGGCACGACCACAAACGGAGACTACCTTCTTCCATTCAAGACTGGTGTATTTCTGGCAAAGGCTCCAGTTCAACCTGTTATCTTAAGATACCCCTACCGGAGATTCAGTCCTGCATGGGATTCCATTTCTGGG GCACGCCATGTAATTCTTCTTCTGAGTCAGTTTGTAAATCACATTGAAGTGAGACGACTACCTGTGTATCATCCCTCAGAACAAGAAATGGAAGATCCAAAGCTTTATGCCGCGAATGTCAGAAAGCTGATGGCTCAAGAG GGTGATTTGATTCTTTCAGATATTGGATTGCCAGAGAAACGCGTATATCATGCAGCTCTCAATGGTAATATTAGCATGCCTAGTGTTTTGCATCAGAAAGGCGATTGA
- the LOC131010437 gene encoding deSI-like protein At4g17486, whose translation MKLRSKKGWKSIVPLCLTEKPARHFCFFSKVKSDNDGSKSTPVYLNVYDLTPMNGYVYWAGLGIFHSGVEVHGVEYAFGAHDYSSSGVFEVEPRQCPGFKFRKSIFVGTTSLDATQVREFMERQAANYNGDTYHLIVKNCNHFCKDICYKLTGKRIPKWVNRLAKLGSIFNCVLPEALKITAVQHEPKYEPYNNSEKRRLRSTFSCLSSISSRQKQLSTSSLLLQSPLKGCLRPWELRRSANGSLKER comes from the exons ATGAAATTAAGATCAAAGAAAGGGTGGAAGTCTATAGTGCCACTCTGTTTGACTGAAAAACCAGCCCgacatttttgtttcttttcaaAAGTGAAATCAGATAATGATGGTTCCAAAAGCACTCCAGTGTATCTGAATGTGTATGACTTGACACCCATGAATGGCTATGTCTATTGGGCTGGCCTAGGTATATTTCACTCTGGGGTCGAAG TTCACGGCGTAGAATATGCATTTGGAGCTCACGACTATTCATCTAGTGGTGTCTTTGAGGTTGAACCTCGCCAGTGCCCTGGATTTAAATTCCGGAAGTCCATATTCGTTGGTACTACATCATTGGATGCAACTCAGGTCAGGGAGTTTATGGAACGTCAAGCTGCAAATTACAATGGTGACACATATCACTTGATTGTAAAGAACTGCAACCATTTCTGCAAGGACATTTGTTACAAGTTAACAGGAAAAAGAATCCCAAAATGGGTAAATCGACTGGCCAAGTTAG GTTCGATCTTCAATTGTGTCTTACCTGAGGCCCTAAAAATTACTGCTGTGCAACATGAGCCAAAATACGAACCGTACAACAACAGTGAGAAAAGGAGGCTTAGAAGTACTTTCAGCTGTCTCTCCTCGATTTCCTCAAGGCAAAAGCAGTTGTCCACGTCGTCTTTGCTACTGCAGTCCCCCTTGAAAGGATGCCTACGACCGTGGGAACTAAGAAGGTCTGCTAATGGTTCACTCAAGGAAAGGTAA